A genomic region of Syntrophales bacterium contains the following coding sequences:
- a CDS encoding FadR family transcriptional regulator: MMFTPLQRKRFSDEIVEQIVALIKNGQLRPGDTLPCERKIAEKLNVSRPPLREALKTLETLGFIEIRQRKKSIIKSVADVSLHNPLAQVIQGDEEMTIQLLEVRKILESWAAAEACRRATDEDMAILEGVYADLERDFQNGELGVDADVRFHLSIYQAAKNTVLSHIASTLLSLLHQAQRITRQAMFEETVNRKRLLEQHRLILEAIRERNQEQAREALRNHLDYAESYFVSR; encoded by the coding sequence ATGATGTTTACCCCACTGCAACGGAAGCGGTTTTCCGATGAAATAGTCGAACAAATTGTAGCGCTTATCAAGAACGGACAGCTCCGACCTGGGGACACCCTGCCTTGCGAACGAAAAATTGCGGAGAAACTCAACGTCAGCCGTCCCCCCCTCCGGGAGGCCCTCAAGACCCTGGAGACGCTCGGATTCATCGAAATACGGCAGCGGAAAAAAAGCATCATCAAATCGGTTGCCGATGTCTCCCTGCACAATCCGCTGGCTCAGGTGATTCAGGGGGACGAGGAGATGACGATCCAGCTTTTGGAGGTTCGCAAAATACTGGAATCATGGGCGGCGGCCGAGGCGTGCCGTCGTGCGACAGACGAAGATATGGCGATTCTCGAAGGGGTATATGCGGATTTAGAGCGGGATTTCCAAAATGGAGAACTGGGCGTCGATGCGGATGTACGTTTTCATCTGTCGATCTACCAGGCAGCAAAGAACACCGTTTTGTCCCATATCGCCTCCACTCTTCTTTCGCTGCTTCATCAGGCTCAGCGGATAACCCGTCAGGCGATGTTCGAGGAAACAGTGAACCGAAAGCGGCTTCTGGAGCAGCATCGGCTCATCCTTGAGGCGATCCGGGAGCGAAATCAGGAACAGGCCCGGGAGGCGTTGCGGAATCACCTGGACTACGCGGAAAGCTATTTTGTTTCCCGGTAA
- a CDS encoding SDR family oxidoreductase, whose translation MLDIEQAVAVITGAGSGIGEAVARYWVQRKGKAVLADIVPENLSRVERELTALGGDVCSMLCDVTKEEDNSRLAALAVERYQRINLVFPAAGIIKDGMFLSPDRETGKVTGKMSLRQFQSVLDINLTGVFLTIRECAEQMINSGSKGLICLMSSTGSLGTAGQINYSSSKAAMSVIPKVLTAEFFRRNLADRIRCVAVAPGYVATPMVKGMDERALGKIISDVPIGRLIEPEEIASLICELYKNEALAGEVFFIHGGLRLGSRG comes from the coding sequence ATGCTCGATATTGAACAGGCAGTTGCGGTAATAACAGGCGCCGGCAGCGGGATCGGCGAGGCAGTAGCCAGATACTGGGTGCAGAGAAAAGGGAAGGCTGTGCTTGCGGATATAGTTCCGGAGAATTTATCGAGGGTGGAGCGGGAACTCACCGCTCTCGGGGGCGACGTCTGTTCCATGCTCTGCGATGTGACAAAGGAAGAGGACAATTCCAGGCTCGCCGCCCTTGCCGTTGAGCGCTACCAGCGGATCAACCTTGTTTTCCCCGCCGCAGGAATCATCAAAGACGGCATGTTTTTGTCGCCCGACCGGGAAACGGGCAAGGTGACCGGCAAGATGTCGCTCCGACAGTTCCAATCGGTTTTGGACATCAACCTGACCGGCGTTTTTCTTACCATCCGCGAGTGCGCGGAACAGATGATCAATTCCGGCTCGAAAGGGCTGATCTGCCTTATGTCCTCAACGGGCTCGCTGGGGACGGCGGGGCAGATCAACTACTCCTCGTCCAAGGCGGCGATGTCCGTCATTCCCAAGGTTCTTACCGCCGAGTTTTTCAGAAGAAATCTGGCGGACCGTATCCGCTGCGTCGCGGTGGCGCCGGGATATGTGGCAACCCCGATGGTGAAGGGGATGGATGAGAGGGCCCTGGGGAAAATCATCAGCGACGTTCCCATTGGTCGGCTGATAGAACCGGAAGAGATCGCCTCTTTGATCTGCGAGCTTTACAAAAACGAGGCGCTGGCGGGCGAGGTGTTCTTCATCCACGGCGGCCTGCGGCTGGGATCGCGCGGCTGA